DNA sequence from the Parasphingorhabdus cellanae genome:
CATATATTGCTTATGATGGCGATTTTGACGCCAATAGACAAGCACCTTGCGCCCAATTTGCGCTATTATTGTGTACTCAGCAATAATAGCAAGGATCATGACGTGGCCGCCTTTAACCTTACTGATTATGACATCTGCAAAGAGCGCGGCTTTCTGTCGTCATTCGACCCCGAAAAGATCGCGTTACCCCAAGACCTGGCAATCATATGCCAAGCCGCGATGGCATTGCCGAAAACCATCCCTTCGGGATCAGTGCGCCGCCATATAGAAGACCTGCCACGATTGGACCTGGCCGACTTTTGCGCGTCCGCCAGTTTGGGAGAAAGGCGCGTTGCGATGGTGCATTATTCCTTTCTCGTGCAGGCATATATATGGGGTGAGCCAGAGCCGCCGAGACATCTCCCCCAATGTCTTGCCGTTCCAATCTGGCAATTGGGCCAGTCCATCGGACAGCCGCCGCTCTTGACCTATTCCAGCTACGTGCTCGACAATTGGGCCCGGCTTGACCCGGAAGGTCCGATAGATTTATCCAATATTCATATGCTGCAACCTTTTTTGGGAGGGCAGGATGAGGCATGGTTCATACTCATTCATGTCGCCATCGAAGCCCGGGCCGGCGAAATGCTGGCGGCCATACCGGCGCTGGTACAAGCGTGCCGGAACGAGGATGTAGACACCCTGGAAACGGGCTTGTCGGCCATGTCCGCCGTCTGGGATGATATGAATGATATTTTTAGCCGTATGCCAGACCGTTGTGACCCCTACATCTATTTTCATCGTGTCAGACCCTGGATTCATGGATGGAAAGACAATCCAGCTCTTGCAGGTGGTCTAATCTACGAAGGCGTCGAAGAAACCGCCGGACAGCCGCAGATATTCCGCGGACAGACCGGGTCACAATCCTCTATCGTACCATCCATGGATGCCTTTCTGGGTGTTGATCATGCCGGCGATCCCTTGCGCACCTATCTCGATGAGCTGCATATCTATCGCCCGCCCGAGCATCGCAAATTTATTGATGATATTCGGGCGAACAGTGTTTTGCGACCCTTCATACAGTCAGTTGGTTCGTCGATGCTGGCAGGCCTTTACAATGAATGCGTGGAAAATCTGACCCGG
Encoded proteins:
- a CDS encoding indoleamine 2,3-dioxygenase, yielding MAAFNLTDYDICKERGFLSSFDPEKIALPQDLAIICQAAMALPKTIPSGSVRRHIEDLPRLDLADFCASASLGERRVAMVHYSFLVQAYIWGEPEPPRHLPQCLAVPIWQLGQSIGQPPLLTYSSYVLDNWARLDPEGPIDLSNIHMLQPFLGGQDEAWFILIHVAIEARAGEMLAAIPALVQACRNEDVDTLETGLSAMSAVWDDMNDIFSRMPDRCDPYIYFHRVRPWIHGWKDNPALAGGLIYEGVEETAGQPQIFRGQTGSQSSIVPSMDAFLGVDHAGDPLRTYLDELHIYRPPEHRKFIDDIRANSVLRPFIQSVGSSMLAGLYNECVENLTRFRTRHLEYAASYINKQSKGGVGNTSDVGTGGTPFMKYLKKHRDEAAAHML